Proteins encoded together in one Pseudomonas sp. ADAK13 window:
- a CDS encoding transglycosylase SLT domain-containing protein: MNAGKTAGLLLLAALLAGCGTSPPRTPNDICGIFREKDDWYDAAKVTQARWGVPIQVPFAIMYQESGFRQDAKTPRKYLLWIIPWGRVSTASGYAQAKDEVWSDYQKSTGRTGASRQDFDDAIDFVGWYMDKTYTINGVYKYDAYGQYLNYHEGWGGYRQRTYASKAWLMPVAGKVQARSQMYAAQYAGCKNDLGRGFWSRFWHWL; this comes from the coding sequence TTGAACGCAGGAAAAACCGCAGGGCTGTTGCTACTTGCTGCCTTATTGGCCGGCTGCGGCACCTCGCCACCCCGCACCCCCAACGACATCTGCGGCATCTTTCGCGAAAAAGACGACTGGTACGACGCCGCCAAGGTGACCCAGGCGCGCTGGGGCGTGCCGATCCAGGTACCGTTCGCCATCATGTATCAGGAGTCCGGCTTTCGACAGGACGCCAAGACCCCGCGTAAATACCTGTTGTGGATCATCCCCTGGGGCCGCGTGTCTACTGCCTCCGGCTATGCCCAGGCCAAGGATGAAGTGTGGAGCGACTACCAGAAAAGCACCGGTCGTACTGGCGCCAGCCGACAGGACTTTGACGACGCCATCGATTTTGTCGGCTGGTACATGGACAAGACCTACACCATCAACGGCGTGTACAAATACGATGCCTACGGCCAATACCTGAACTACCACGAAGGCTGGGGCGGGTATCGTCAGCGCACCTATGCGAGCAAAGCCTGGCTGATGCCGGTGGCCGGCAAGGTGCAGGCGCGTTCACAGATGTATGCGGCGCAATATGCGGGCTGCAAGAACGATTTGGGACGGGGTTTCTGGAGCCGGTTCTGGCATTGGCTGTGA
- a CDS encoding PhzF family phenazine biosynthesis protein: MTPEVHLVNVFPATARGGNPAPTVAVADGMSDADMQQVARDYGHECGFVFAPPAGSEFDFALRFWVPNHEMEMCGHATVGAVWLLDQLGMLHKDRLTLSTLSGRVDARITAAGTPDIQVEISQPKGQVEALNDAEVEAEILSVLGITSNELAPLPIQNACTSRVKTLIALKSVAVLDSLKPDYRRMQQLCERLGSTGLYPYAPSDLEGRQFDARQFPKSSGYPEDAATGIAAAALAFGLLHNGLVTADERPVHIRQGRAMGRPSQISLRFRRDEAGQVAGCWLGGHVEFVEEPA, translated from the coding sequence ATGACGCCCGAGGTTCACCTGGTCAATGTTTTTCCCGCCACTGCCCGTGGCGGCAACCCCGCGCCAACCGTGGCCGTGGCCGATGGCATGAGCGATGCCGACATGCAGCAAGTCGCCCGCGACTACGGCCATGAATGCGGCTTTGTATTTGCCCCGCCGGCCGGCAGCGAATTTGATTTTGCCTTGCGCTTCTGGGTGCCCAACCACGAGATGGAAATGTGCGGGCACGCCACCGTGGGAGCGGTGTGGCTGCTGGATCAATTGGGCATGCTGCACAAGGATCGCCTGACGTTATCGACACTGAGCGGTCGGGTGGATGCGCGGATCACCGCTGCGGGTACCCCGGATATCCAGGTGGAAATCAGCCAGCCCAAGGGCCAGGTCGAGGCGTTGAACGACGCTGAAGTCGAGGCCGAGATTCTGTCGGTGCTCGGCATCACCTCCAACGAACTGGCACCGCTGCCGATCCAGAACGCCTGCACCAGCCGGGTGAAAACCCTGATCGCGCTGAAAAGCGTAGCGGTACTGGACAGCCTGAAACCGGACTACCGGCGAATGCAGCAACTGTGCGAGCGCCTTGGTTCCACCGGTTTGTACCCGTACGCGCCCTCGGACCTGGAAGGGCGACAGTTCGATGCGCGGCAATTTCCCAAGTCCTCGGGCTACCCGGAAGACGCCGCCACCGGCATCGCCGCCGCGGCGTTGGCGTTTGGTTTGCTGCACAACGGCCTGGTGACGGCGGATGAACGCCCGGTGCATATTCGCCAGGGGCGGGCGATGGGCCGGCCTTCGCAAATCTCCCTGCGGTTTCGCCGGGATGAGGCGGGGCAAGTGGCGGGCTGCTGGCTGGGTGGGCATGTGGAATTTGTCGAGGAACCGGCATGA
- a CDS encoding RidA family protein encodes MSVHEKLKALGLELPEAPSPKGDYVPVTIHGGVAYVSGQVCRQGDRVITGPVTDQTLPSLVNEAGQTCVLRALSVLDQAVGLENVERILFVRGFVLGGEGFQGFSRVVDGASQLLIELFGERGRHARSAVGVAGLPGNGLLELELTAVVT; translated from the coding sequence ATGAGCGTGCACGAAAAACTGAAAGCGCTGGGCCTGGAGCTGCCTGAGGCACCGAGCCCCAAGGGCGACTACGTGCCGGTGACGATTCATGGCGGCGTGGCGTATGTCAGCGGGCAGGTTTGTCGACAGGGTGACCGCGTGATCACCGGGCCGGTGACGGACCAGACGCTGCCTTCGTTGGTTAACGAAGCGGGGCAGACGTGCGTGCTGCGGGCGTTGAGCGTGCTGGACCAGGCGGTAGGGCTGGAGAACGTTGAGCGCATCCTGTTTGTACGCGGGTTTGTGTTGGGCGGGGAAGGTTTCCAGGGGTTCTCCAGGGTGGTCGACGGCGCGTCGCAGCTGTTGATCGAGCTGTTTGGCGAACGCGGCCGGCACGCGCGCTCGGCGGTGGGCGTGGCGGGACTGCCCGGCAACGGTCTGCTTGAACTGGAACTGACGGCAGTCGTTACCTGA